A part of Candidatus Dormiibacterota bacterium genomic DNA contains:
- a CDS encoding branched-chain amino acid ABC transporter permease — protein sequence MDYFLQNFPQQLVNGLEAGSLYALIALGYTLVYGILEMLNFAHGDVFMAGGFLAAGVAVLFVHNGVASIPAALVVALMVLAAIGGSGLLGVGIERIAYRPLRNANRLAPLITAIGVSLLLESVVQVQISPAPVLVPSNSLTPQVVFQVGNVATPFMGATLFVAAILLMVGLDLFVFRTRFGSAMRATAQDREAATFMGIDVDRVIVVTFLIGSALAGVGGILFGLRFSTVNFFMGYLLGIKAFTAAVIGGIGNLRGAMVGGLLLGVLESMGGGFISSQYQDTFAFLALILVLLVRPQGLFGQPLTDRA from the coding sequence ATGGATTACTTCCTGCAGAACTTTCCGCAGCAGCTGGTTAACGGGCTGGAAGCAGGAAGCCTCTATGCGCTCATCGCCCTGGGCTACACGCTGGTCTATGGCATCCTGGAAATGCTCAACTTCGCGCATGGCGACGTTTTCATGGCGGGCGGCTTCCTTGCGGCAGGCGTCGCGGTCCTCTTCGTCCACAATGGCGTCGCCTCCATTCCGGCGGCCCTCGTTGTGGCCCTCATGGTCTTGGCGGCCATAGGAGGAAGCGGACTCCTCGGGGTCGGCATCGAGCGGATCGCCTATCGACCCCTTCGAAATGCCAACCGTCTCGCGCCGCTGATCACGGCGATCGGCGTCTCCCTGTTGCTCGAGAGTGTCGTCCAGGTGCAGATCAGCCCCGCGCCGGTGCTGGTGCCGAGCAACTCGCTGACGCCGCAAGTCGTGTTTCAGGTTGGGAACGTCGCGACTCCATTCATGGGCGCCACGCTGTTCGTCGCCGCGATTCTTCTCATGGTCGGCCTCGATCTGTTCGTCTTTCGCACCCGGTTTGGCAGCGCGATGCGGGCCACCGCGCAAGATCGCGAAGCGGCCACCTTCATGGGCATCGACGTCGACCGGGTCATCGTGGTGACCTTCCTCATCGGGTCGGCATTGGCCGGGGTTGGCGGGATCCTCTTCGGCCTCCGCTTCTCAACGGTGAATTTCTTCATGGGCTACCTGCTGGGGATCAAGGCCTTCACGGCTGCGGTGATCGGCGGGATTGGAAATCTCCGGGGTGCTATGGTCGGCGGTCTGTTGCTCGGCGTTCTGGAAAGCATGGGCGGCGGTTTCATTAGCAGCCAGTACCAAGACACGTTCGCCTTCCTGGCGCTGATCCTGGTGCTTCTGGTTCGCCCTCAGGGACTCTTTGGCCAGCCACTGACGGACCGCGCGTGA
- a CDS encoding electron transfer flavoprotein subunit beta/FixA family protein — protein MNVLVCIKQIPDPNAPGKLDPQTKRLVREGVDLVLDPGDEHAVEAGLQIVEKDAGEVTVISMGPPKAVDAIRRALAMGAHRGILVTDTALENSDAISTARAIAAAVKGQTYDVIICGTESTDGSSGAVPAQLAEFLALPLLSFAKKLEVAQGKAVIDRQTDDGYDVVEAPLPAVVTVTGGINEARYPALRGIMQAKNKEVKQVGLSDIGLDGQAGKAALTQEVVDATPAEARKAGEIVEDKGDGAKRVADFLKELKVI, from the coding sequence ATGAACGTCCTCGTCTGCATAAAGCAGATTCCCGATCCCAACGCGCCGGGCAAGCTCGACCCTCAGACCAAGCGGTTGGTCCGCGAGGGCGTCGACCTGGTCCTCGACCCCGGTGATGAGCACGCGGTCGAAGCGGGACTGCAGATCGTCGAGAAGGATGCGGGCGAGGTCACGGTCATCTCGATGGGCCCGCCCAAGGCGGTCGACGCCATTCGGCGCGCGCTCGCCATGGGCGCACACCGCGGCATCCTGGTCACCGATACGGCACTGGAAAACTCCGACGCGATCAGTACCGCCCGCGCCATCGCGGCCGCGGTCAAGGGTCAGACGTACGACGTGATCATTTGCGGCACCGAGAGCACTGACGGCTCTTCCGGGGCGGTCCCCGCACAGCTGGCCGAGTTCCTCGCGCTGCCGCTCCTCAGCTTTGCCAAGAAGCTCGAGGTCGCCCAGGGCAAGGCCGTGATCGACCGGCAGACCGACGACGGCTACGACGTGGTAGAGGCGCCCCTGCCCGCCGTCGTGACCGTAACGGGCGGCATCAACGAGGCGCGCTATCCCGCGCTCCGGGGGATCATGCAGGCGAAGAACAAGGAAGTGAAGCAGGTCGGACTGAGCGATATCGGCCTGGACGGCCAGGCCGGCAAAGCCGCCCTGACCCAGGAAGTCGTCGACGCGACGCCGGCCGAGGCGCGCAAGGCCGGGGAAATCGTCGAGGACAAGGGCGACGGGGCCAAACGCGTCGCCGATTTCCTCAAAGAGCTGAAGGTCATCTGA
- a CDS encoding PIG-L deacetylase family protein — protein sequence MASDLSLLAVEPHPDDESIGMGGTLARYSAEGVRTTLVTATRGEVGEILDKDLDPKDAAPRLATIREVELRNAVKILGINELVFLGYEDSGMAGLPRNREPKTFWQADEEEAIGRLIQVVRRVRPQVIVTQNEFGGYAHPDHIKTHRVAIGAFFYAADVERFPGGEPFRPSKLYYSAFPKSVMRQIAEAMERAGVENRFSSDGEPPPFAVSDDRVTTWLDVSAFVDKKLAAMRAHRTQIPEDSWFLKLNEALGPKAWSMETFERVRSSVDAPIPEDDLFAGLR from the coding sequence ATGGCGAGCGACCTGAGCCTCCTTGCGGTCGAGCCGCACCCGGACGACGAATCCATCGGGATGGGCGGAACGCTGGCTCGCTACAGCGCGGAGGGTGTGCGGACGACGCTGGTCACCGCGACTCGTGGCGAGGTCGGAGAGATCCTCGATAAAGACCTCGACCCCAAGGATGCTGCGCCACGGCTCGCGACCATCCGCGAAGTGGAGCTGCGCAACGCGGTCAAGATCCTCGGCATCAACGAGCTCGTCTTCCTCGGTTACGAGGACTCGGGCATGGCCGGCCTACCCCGGAATCGGGAGCCGAAGACCTTCTGGCAGGCCGATGAGGAAGAAGCGATCGGCCGGCTGATCCAGGTCGTGCGCCGGGTCCGTCCCCAGGTGATCGTCACCCAAAACGAGTTTGGTGGTTACGCGCATCCCGATCACATCAAGACTCACCGAGTGGCCATCGGCGCCTTCTTCTACGCCGCCGACGTGGAGCGCTTTCCGGGTGGCGAGCCGTTTCGCCCGAGCAAGCTCTACTACTCCGCGTTTCCGAAATCGGTGATGCGGCAGATTGCCGAGGCGATGGAACGGGCCGGCGTGGAGAACCGCTTCTCCAGCGACGGCGAGCCGCCGCCCTTCGCCGTCTCGGACGACCGCGTCACCACGTGGCTTGACGTGAGCGCGTTCGTCGACAAGAAGCTCGCCGCGATGCGAGCCCATCGGACCCAGATCCCGGAAGACAGCTGGTTCCTGAAGCTCAATGAGGCGCTCGGCCCCAAAGCCTGGTCTATGGAGACATTCGAGCGGGTGCGCAGCTCGGTGGACGCGCCCATTCCCGAGGACGACCTCTTCGCCGGCCTACGATGA
- a CDS encoding radical SAM protein yields MPRTEYFEITSKSAINRVQHMGFNWSLNPYQGCFHSCVYCFARAHAKLADRDPGAGFSARVGVKVNLPELLRRELSGRSWKRETVAFGTATDPYQPIEGSYRLTRRCLEAFRDFKTPVGLITKGTMVFRDIDLLVDLSRQAKTTVCFSVPTVDEAVWAKTEPGTPPPHKRLKVLKALVDAGIEAGVGMAPVLPGLSDSLAQLEATVAAAAEAGACFVWANIVYLKPGTKEHFMEFLAREYPYLLARYRDLFPGAYAPAAVKAPVIGAVSALKRRYAVGDRRAWRAEPPPEPLQLGLAV; encoded by the coding sequence ATGCCACGAACCGAGTACTTCGAGATCACGTCGAAGTCGGCAATCAACCGGGTGCAGCACATGGGCTTCAACTGGTCGCTGAACCCGTACCAGGGTTGCTTTCACAGTTGCGTCTACTGCTTTGCCCGGGCGCATGCGAAGCTGGCGGACCGCGACCCAGGGGCGGGGTTCAGCGCGAGGGTGGGCGTCAAGGTCAACCTGCCCGAGTTGCTCCGCCGCGAGCTGTCCGGGCGCAGCTGGAAGCGCGAAACGGTAGCCTTCGGAACGGCGACCGACCCCTACCAGCCGATCGAAGGCTCCTACCGCCTGACGCGCCGGTGCCTCGAGGCCTTCCGCGATTTCAAGACGCCAGTCGGTCTGATCACCAAGGGAACGATGGTGTTCCGAGACATCGACCTCCTGGTCGACCTCTCCCGGCAGGCGAAGACGACCGTCTGCTTCAGCGTTCCCACGGTCGATGAGGCCGTCTGGGCGAAGACCGAGCCGGGGACGCCTCCTCCGCACAAGCGACTCAAGGTCCTCAAGGCACTGGTCGACGCCGGCATCGAGGCCGGAGTCGGCATGGCCCCGGTGCTGCCGGGGCTTTCCGATTCGCTCGCCCAGCTGGAAGCGACGGTCGCGGCGGCGGCGGAAGCGGGCGCCTGCTTCGTCTGGGCGAACATCGTCTATCTGAAGCCGGGGACGAAGGAGCACTTCATGGAGTTCCTGGCGAGGGAGTATCCCTATCTGCTTGCCCGTTACCGCGATCTCTTCCCCGGAGCGTATGCGCCGGCCGCCGTCAAGGCGCCCGTGATCGGGGCGGTCAGCGCCCTCAAACGCCGCTACGCCGTGGGTGATCGGCGGGCGTGGCGGGCCGAGCCGCCGCCGGAGCCGCTCCAACTCGGATTAGCCGTCTAG
- a CDS encoding MBL fold metallo-hydrolase, whose translation MISHPILWESGVYLPEQHLWLDPRQPRPRAIISHAHSDHVADHPLAYATPATRRLVTHRRRRPLRGSVEAIPYGESVALDHCAVTFYPAGHVLGSAQTLVDTDFGRILYTGDLKTRSGFTSTAAKPVPADVLVLESTFGKPHYRFPDAGEVIAAMVSWCKTVLDGGATPVLLGYSLGKGQEILSALAAADLAIALHPSSFSVTEVYRELGCDFPPYQQLGEPGPRPAVVIMPPSARRATLADQLGEFKTAALTGWAMDRSLKDRLDVDAVFPLSDHADFEELCCYAEQVGASMTYTVLGFDEELAMHLRRRGLRAKPLAAVDQLRLF comes from the coding sequence TTGATTTCGCACCCCATCCTGTGGGAGAGCGGCGTCTACCTCCCCGAGCAACATCTCTGGCTCGACCCGAGGCAGCCGCGACCGCGAGCGATCATCAGCCACGCCCACAGTGACCACGTCGCCGACCACCCCCTCGCCTACGCCACACCCGCAACCCGCCGGCTCGTCACCCACCGACGGCGGCGGCCCCTCCGCGGCAGCGTCGAGGCGATCCCCTATGGCGAGTCCGTCGCGCTCGACCACTGCGCCGTCACGTTCTACCCAGCCGGGCACGTCCTCGGCTCCGCGCAGACGCTGGTGGATACCGACTTCGGCCGCATCCTCTATACCGGCGACCTCAAGACGCGGAGCGGCTTCACCAGCACGGCGGCGAAGCCTGTTCCGGCCGACGTGCTGGTCCTGGAAAGCACCTTTGGCAAGCCCCACTACCGCTTCCCCGACGCAGGCGAGGTGATAGCGGCGATGGTTTCATGGTGTAAGACGGTCCTCGACGGCGGGGCGACACCCGTACTGCTTGGTTACTCCCTGGGGAAAGGACAGGAAATCCTATCCGCGCTCGCCGCTGCCGACCTGGCGATCGCTCTTCACCCGTCGTCATTCAGCGTGACGGAAGTGTATCGAGAGCTCGGTTGTGACTTCCCGCCATATCAACAGCTGGGCGAGCCCGGACCTCGACCCGCAGTGGTGATCATGCCGCCATCCGCCCGCCGCGCTACCCTTGCCGACCAGCTTGGTGAATTCAAAACGGCGGCGCTGACCGGCTGGGCCATGGACCGAAGCCTCAAGGATCGCCTCGATGTCGACGCCGTCTTCCCGCTCTCCGACCACGCGGACTTCGAAGAACTGTGTTGTTACGCGGAGCAGGTCGGAGCGAGCATGACGTACACCGTGCTGGGTTTCGACGAAGAGCTCGCGATGCACCTGCGACGGCGCGGGTTGCGCGCGAAACCTCTGGCCGCCGTCGACCAACTGCGCCTCTTTTAG
- a CDS encoding aminotransferase class V-fold PLP-dependent enzyme: protein MSRPTVQDNGVAAFRKQFPIFDQKVYLSSCSQGALSRPVEAAMHEFLESWHTHGNPWEIWVGRMEELRVEFARLINAEPAEVAVTFSVSTALNSLASALSYKERPKVVTSDFDFPTVGHIWLAQQRRGAQVAFAKATGTRLPLSAFEDEVDDRTALVSTTQVCYKNGFKNNISALAELAHERGAYLLIDAYQSMGTQPMDVKALDVDILVTGALKYLLGAPGVAFMYMRQELIDRFEPSDSGWFGQENVFAYDVHHLRYAATARRFETGSPPVPNVYASLAALQLLAAVGLDVIQAHVQALTGRFIDGVRERGLALLTPEAPADRGPLVMVRSTDAPKLVEALARESILCSTRDGSLRVSLHYYNTAADVDAVLDAIDRHPDLLVQAPN, encoded by the coding sequence GTGTCGCGCCCAACCGTCCAGGACAACGGCGTCGCGGCGTTCCGCAAACAGTTCCCTATCTTCGACCAGAAGGTGTACCTGAGCAGCTGCTCGCAGGGTGCGCTGTCGAGGCCGGTGGAAGCCGCCATGCACGAGTTCCTGGAGTCCTGGCACACCCACGGCAATCCCTGGGAGATCTGGGTGGGGCGGATGGAGGAGCTACGAGTCGAGTTCGCGCGGCTGATCAACGCCGAGCCGGCCGAGGTCGCGGTCACCTTCTCCGTGTCGACCGCCCTCAATTCCCTCGCCAGCGCACTCAGCTACAAAGAGCGCCCCAAGGTCGTGACCAGCGACTTCGACTTCCCGACCGTGGGCCATATCTGGCTGGCGCAGCAGCGCCGGGGCGCCCAGGTTGCGTTCGCGAAGGCGACCGGGACCCGCCTGCCCCTCAGCGCCTTCGAGGACGAGGTCGATGACCGGACGGCGCTGGTTTCCACCACCCAGGTTTGCTACAAGAACGGGTTCAAAAACAACATCAGCGCACTGGCCGAGCTGGCCCACGAGCGAGGCGCCTATCTCCTGATTGACGCCTACCAGAGCATGGGAACGCAGCCGATGGACGTCAAGGCACTCGACGTCGACATCCTGGTGACCGGTGCGCTGAAGTACCTGCTGGGCGCGCCAGGTGTGGCCTTCATGTACATGCGGCAGGAGCTGATCGACCGCTTCGAGCCGAGCGACTCGGGCTGGTTCGGGCAGGAGAACGTGTTCGCCTACGACGTCCACCACCTGCGCTACGCGGCGACCGCTCGGCGGTTCGAGACCGGGTCCCCGCCGGTGCCCAATGTCTATGCCTCACTGGCGGCGCTGCAGCTGCTCGCCGCCGTGGGGCTCGACGTCATCCAGGCGCACGTCCAGGCACTGACCGGACGGTTTATCGACGGTGTGCGCGAGCGCGGACTCGCCCTCCTCACGCCGGAGGCGCCGGCCGACCGGGGTCCGCTGGTCATGGTTCGATCGACCGACGCGCCCAAGCTCGTCGAGGCGCTGGCTCGCGAGAGCATCCTCTGCTCGACCCGCGACGGCTCCCTACGGGTATCGCTGCACTACTACAACACCGCCGCGGACGTGGACGCGGTCCTTGATGCGATCGACCGGCATCCCGACCTGCTTGTCCAGGCGCCGAATTAG
- a CDS encoding electron transfer flavoprotein subunit alpha/FixB family protein has translation MAGVWVFAETVDGTPKPVVLELLTKARSLGDMTAVALGPGASKSVETLGKYGAKKVYVHEDGAFRDVLATPAVELLARLLAKDKPDLVIFGMTYDGRDVASRLSARLGTALIANATDIGAKDGGWAIVSPMFGGSLLVTTVPKAKGPTLVLIRPKAVTAEPAASAGAPQVETLTDPVDTSKPVARVLRRETEKASGPKLEDAAIIVSGGRGLGAPENFKMLDELAAELGAAVGASRAVVDAGWKPYSFQIGQTGKTVKPTVYIALGISGAMQHTVGMKGARTIIAINKDPEAPIFKMADLGVVGDVHKIVPQLIQEVRSRKGK, from the coding sequence ATGGCCGGCGTCTGGGTCTTCGCGGAGACCGTCGACGGCACGCCGAAGCCCGTCGTGCTCGAGCTGCTGACGAAAGCGCGCTCCCTCGGGGACATGACCGCTGTCGCGCTCGGCCCGGGGGCGTCGAAGTCGGTGGAAACGCTCGGGAAGTACGGCGCGAAGAAGGTTTACGTCCACGAAGATGGCGCCTTTCGGGACGTCCTTGCCACGCCGGCGGTGGAGCTGCTGGCGCGTCTGCTTGCCAAGGACAAACCCGACCTGGTGATCTTCGGCATGACCTACGACGGTCGCGACGTGGCGTCTCGCCTCAGCGCACGGCTCGGAACGGCCCTGATCGCCAACGCTACCGACATCGGCGCCAAAGACGGCGGTTGGGCCATCGTCTCGCCGATGTTCGGCGGCAGCCTGCTGGTGACAACCGTGCCAAAAGCCAAGGGTCCGACGCTGGTCTTGATACGGCCGAAAGCGGTCACGGCGGAGCCGGCAGCCTCCGCCGGAGCGCCACAGGTGGAGACGTTGACCGATCCGGTTGACACCAGCAAGCCGGTCGCCCGGGTCTTGCGGCGTGAAACCGAAAAGGCGAGCGGTCCCAAGCTGGAGGATGCCGCCATCATTGTGAGTGGCGGACGCGGGCTCGGTGCGCCGGAGAACTTCAAGATGCTCGATGAGCTCGCCGCCGAGCTGGGTGCGGCGGTCGGTGCCAGCCGCGCGGTCGTCGATGCCGGCTGGAAACCCTACTCATTCCAGATCGGCCAGACCGGCAAGACTGTCAAGCCGACGGTGTACATCGCGCTCGGCATCTCGGGCGCCATGCAGCACACGGTCGGGATGAAGGGTGCCAGGACGATCATCGCCATCAACAAGGACCCGGAGGCGCCGATCTTCAAGATGGCGGACCTTGGCGTCGTGGGCGATGTCCACAAGATCGTGCCGCAGTTGATCCAGGAAGTCCGCTCGCGCAAGGGCAAATAA
- a CDS encoding aminotransferase class I/II-fold pyridoxal phosphate-dependent enzyme: MPRAMISRKSGLFTESVIREMTRLCIAEHGENCLNLAQGFPDFAAPAELKEAAVDAIRKDFNQYATTWGAKVMRDAIAAKTKHFRQMTVDPETEITVCCGVTEAMLSTILALVDPGDEVIIFEPFYENYGPDCILSGATPVVVPLVPPDWHFDRDQLRRAFNARTRAIIINTPHNPTGKVYSRDELSFIAGLCQEFDVIAITDEIYEHLVYRGEHVSIATLDGMRDRTVTINGLSKTYSVTGWRLAYAIAPAEMTSAIRKVHDFVTVGAPHPLQVAAATALRFPDQYYVDLLDAYRERRDFILEILDDAGFKSYPPDGAYYVMTDVSGFGEDDVSLARRMVRDIGLATVPGSSFYLDPERGRRQIRFSFPKKMDTLRRAADRLKKLQRVS, from the coding sequence GTGCCGCGCGCCATGATCTCCCGCAAGTCGGGCTTGTTCACCGAGTCGGTCATCCGCGAGATGACGCGACTGTGTATCGCCGAGCATGGCGAGAACTGCCTCAACCTGGCACAGGGATTCCCCGACTTCGCTGCACCCGCCGAACTCAAGGAGGCGGCGGTCGACGCCATCCGCAAGGACTTCAATCAATACGCCACCACCTGGGGCGCCAAGGTCATGCGGGACGCGATCGCGGCCAAGACGAAGCACTTCCGGCAAATGACCGTGGATCCCGAGACGGAGATCACCGTCTGCTGCGGTGTGACCGAAGCGATGCTGTCGACCATCCTCGCGCTGGTCGACCCTGGCGATGAGGTCATCATCTTCGAGCCCTTCTACGAGAACTACGGGCCGGATTGCATTCTGTCGGGAGCAACACCGGTGGTTGTCCCGCTCGTACCGCCTGACTGGCACTTCGACCGGGACCAGCTGCGGCGGGCCTTCAACGCGCGAACGCGCGCGATCATCATCAACACCCCACACAACCCGACCGGCAAGGTCTACAGCCGCGACGAGCTTTCATTCATCGCCGGACTCTGCCAGGAGTTCGACGTGATCGCCATCACCGACGAGATCTACGAGCACCTCGTTTACCGCGGCGAGCACGTCAGCATCGCCACCCTCGATGGGATGCGGGATCGCACGGTGACGATCAACGGCCTGTCCAAGACCTACAGCGTGACCGGCTGGCGGCTGGCCTATGCCATCGCGCCCGCCGAGATGACCAGCGCGATCCGCAAGGTCCACGACTTCGTCACCGTCGGCGCGCCGCACCCCCTCCAGGTCGCGGCCGCGACAGCCTTGCGCTTCCCGGACCAGTACTACGTCGACCTGCTCGACGCCTATCGCGAGCGGCGGGATTTCATCCTCGAGATCCTGGACGACGCCGGTTTCAAATCCTATCCGCCAGACGGCGCCTACTACGTGATGACCGACGTCAGCGGCTTCGGCGAGGACGACGTGAGCCTTGCCCGCCGCATGGTGCGCGACATCGGGCTCGCCACGGTGCCGGGGAGCAGTTTCTACCTGGACCCGGAGCGCGGCCGCCGGCAGATCCGGTTCTCCTTTCCCAAGAAGATGGACACCCTGCGACGCGCGGCTGACCGGCTCAAGAAGCTGCAGCGGGTTTCCTGA
- a CDS encoding PIG-L family deacetylase, whose amino-acid sequence MSRDGQRLMIVMPHPDDECFGCASTIARYSAEGATVSLVTMTRGGAGLWSGRAAGDLRRLTDVRELELRDAAGELGVAFLETFDYPDGALEKVEEVEAVRERLLGDIVGCLRSHRPQVVVTFGPEGTYGHPDHKVVSRMTVQACTLSGDPSAYELEALALGLSSWSPSKLYFQTATTMTVESLQLPPQPPITTRISIRGFEEAKLRAFAHHRTQTQEWAPLQKFIEGQGDMEVFSLVGAAPGLTENDLFDGVEA is encoded by the coding sequence ATGAGCCGCGACGGCCAGCGCTTGATGATCGTGATGCCGCACCCGGACGACGAGTGTTTCGGGTGCGCGTCGACGATCGCACGCTACAGCGCCGAGGGGGCAACTGTGAGCCTCGTCACCATGACACGCGGCGGGGCTGGGCTCTGGAGTGGCCGGGCGGCGGGCGACCTCCGCCGGCTGACGGACGTCCGGGAGCTCGAGCTCCGCGACGCCGCGGGCGAACTGGGCGTCGCATTCCTGGAAACCTTCGACTACCCGGATGGAGCCCTGGAAAAAGTTGAGGAGGTCGAGGCGGTCCGGGAGCGCTTGCTGGGCGACATCGTGGGTTGCCTGCGCAGCCACCGGCCGCAGGTTGTCGTCACCTTCGGGCCTGAGGGCACCTATGGTCATCCCGACCACAAGGTCGTCAGCCGCATGACGGTGCAGGCGTGCACGCTGAGCGGCGATCCTTCGGCCTACGAGCTCGAGGCGCTCGCGCTCGGCCTCTCATCCTGGTCACCGAGCAAGCTCTACTTCCAGACCGCCACCACGATGACCGTCGAATCGCTCCAGCTCCCGCCGCAGCCCCCCATAACGACTCGTATCTCGATCCGGGGGTTTGAAGAGGCGAAACTACGCGCCTTCGCTCATCACCGGACGCAGACGCAGGAGTGGGCGCCGCTACAGAAGTTCATCGAAGGTCAGGGCGACATGGAGGTCTTCTCACTTGTTGGCGCTGCGCCAGGTCTAACTGAGAACGACCTCTTCGATGGGGTCGAGGCCTGA
- a CDS encoding branched-chain amino acid ABC transporter substrate-binding protein yields the protein MYKERTNLGLRQRKRRSTGRMVKPRILVLAAMASVGLAACGSSTTGTAPSKPDKVQIAAEGPFTGDEASIGAGALRGIRLAVKDFNNSGGVHGTQVNLVPWDDQHNSQTATTFQAQGFSDPTILGVVGPMNSSQVLATEPGLQSANPPLPFVTESASAIKVTEGGYTVAHRVNARDDKQAALDGQFMIDKGAKKIEILDSGTDYSRPLADAVESYLKAHASTVQTKRDVATNGQTNFTTVVTNMKAFNADWVFFADEGSETAPLVQQMKQAKLNIGQNINFLGTDGEDDSSIITKSQGAYLGAYASNVTADPQSVSTAASFVAGYKAEYGANSISDAGPFYGSAYAATQVLLQAIANAPVNNGKISRKDVLSHLGSDTFNTILGPIKYDSKGDVTNVTIGIFQAQGTIAAPTMVAVKSLSG from the coding sequence GTGTATAAAGAGCGCACGAATTTAGGTCTTCGACAAAGGAAGAGGAGGTCGACAGGGAGGATGGTAAAGCCAAGGATTCTTGTTCTCGCTGCCATGGCCAGCGTGGGGCTGGCGGCATGCGGGAGCAGCACAACCGGAACCGCGCCCAGCAAACCCGACAAGGTCCAGATCGCGGCGGAAGGACCCTTCACCGGCGACGAGGCCTCGATCGGGGCAGGAGCCTTGCGAGGTATCCGGCTTGCGGTCAAGGATTTCAATAACAGCGGCGGCGTTCACGGGACCCAGGTTAACCTCGTTCCTTGGGATGATCAACACAACTCCCAGACAGCGACGACGTTCCAGGCCCAGGGCTTTTCGGATCCCACCATTCTCGGCGTCGTTGGCCCGATGAACTCAAGTCAGGTCTTGGCGACTGAACCGGGTCTCCAGAGTGCGAATCCGCCGCTGCCATTTGTAACGGAGTCGGCGTCGGCCATCAAGGTCACGGAGGGCGGCTACACCGTGGCTCATCGCGTCAACGCTCGCGACGACAAGCAGGCAGCCCTTGACGGGCAGTTCATGATCGACAAGGGCGCTAAAAAGATCGAGATTCTCGACTCAGGGACCGACTACTCCCGACCTCTTGCGGACGCCGTTGAAAGCTACCTAAAGGCGCATGCATCGACCGTTCAGACAAAGCGTGACGTCGCCACCAATGGCCAGACAAACTTCACGACTGTCGTCACGAACATGAAGGCATTCAACGCCGACTGGGTGTTCTTCGCCGATGAAGGCAGCGAGACTGCGCCGCTGGTTCAGCAGATGAAGCAAGCGAAGCTCAACATTGGCCAGAACATCAACTTCCTCGGTACGGACGGAGAGGACGACTCGTCGATCATCACCAAGTCTCAAGGAGCTTACCTCGGCGCGTACGCCTCGAACGTGACCGCGGATCCGCAGAGTGTGTCGACGGCAGCCAGTTTCGTCGCCGGCTATAAGGCGGAGTACGGCGCCAACTCAATCAGCGACGCGGGGCCATTTTACGGCTCGGCCTACGCTGCCACGCAGGTGCTGCTCCAGGCTATCGCCAATGCACCGGTCAATAACGGCAAGATCTCGCGCAAGGACGTCCTGAGCCACCTGGGCAGTGACACCTTCAACACGATCCTTGGGCCGATCAAGTACGACAGCAAGGGCGATGTCACTAACGTAACCATTGGTATCTTCCAGGCGCAAGGCACCATCGCCGCGCCTACGATGGTCGCCGTGAAGTCTCTTAGCGGGTAA
- a CDS encoding NAD-dependent deacylase — translation MTTATEAAVAQAAALLLNARSGIAFTGAGVSVESGIPHFRGEGGLWTKFDPYKVAHIDTFRKDPSQYWTYSLNHRRPDAQPNPAHRALAELERRGYLRAVITQNTDGLHQRAGSREVIELHGSSHAVVCLDCEARFPRDQADRLNREHCPPSCPSCGGRFLKPTVVLFGEALPMAALRDAQALAMAADVVLIVGSSLQVYPAAGIPRLAREHGADLCIVNAEATPFDDVAATVIHGKAGEVLPEIVSRIGAAR, via the coding sequence ATGACCACGGCCACTGAGGCCGCGGTCGCCCAGGCCGCAGCGCTGTTGCTCAACGCGCGTTCCGGCATCGCCTTCACCGGTGCGGGCGTCTCGGTGGAGAGCGGCATCCCACACTTCCGCGGCGAGGGCGGGCTGTGGACGAAATTCGATCCCTACAAGGTCGCCCACATCGATACCTTTCGGAAAGACCCTTCGCAGTACTGGACCTACAGCCTCAACCATCGGCGTCCCGACGCGCAGCCCAATCCCGCCCATCGCGCACTCGCCGAACTGGAGCGCCGGGGCTACCTGCGCGCAGTCATCACCCAGAACACCGACGGCCTGCATCAACGCGCAGGGAGTCGCGAGGTGATCGAGCTTCATGGCTCGTCGCACGCGGTCGTCTGCCTCGATTGTGAGGCACGCTTCCCACGAGACCAGGCGGACCGGCTGAACCGCGAGCACTGCCCACCGAGCTGTCCGTCCTGCGGCGGCCGCTTCCTCAAACCAACCGTGGTCCTCTTCGGCGAGGCCCTCCCGATGGCGGCGCTGCGAGACGCGCAGGCCCTGGCGATGGCAGCCGACGTGGTACTGATCGTCGGCAGCTCGCTGCAGGTGTACCCGGCGGCTGGCATTCCACGATTGGCTCGCGAGCACGGCGCCGATTTGTGCATCGTCAACGCCGAGGCCACCCCGTTCGACGACGTCGCCGCCACGGTCATCCATGGCAAAGCCGGCGAGGTCCTTCCCGAGATCGTCAGCCGGATCGGGGCCGCTAGGTAG